A DNA window from Streptomyces parvus contains the following coding sequences:
- a CDS encoding MBL fold metallo-hydrolase: MFTSSQTTKSITPPASSWTVGNHTVRRIDEVVLPSQTGPWLLPGATTDLVSRTPWLSPEFADEKGILRLASHSFAVEVDGMRVLVDTGIGNGKRRANPAWHNLNSDYEARLRAAGFAPESVDVVVLTHLHADHVGWNTRAEGDAWVPTFPNARYLTSRTEWDYWAGVDMEEARRQMFRDSVHPVREAGLFDLVDVADEGTHVAPGIRLLPTPGHTPGQVAVELSSGGETAWVTGDSIHHPVQMAHPELCSCVDIAPELAARTRNKVLGSLAGTSTLLLGSHFPPPTAGHVVREDGGYRLVSAPSGVTPVGG; encoded by the coding sequence GTGTTCACCTCATCGCAGACGACCAAGTCCATCACTCCCCCCGCCTCTTCCTGGACGGTGGGCAACCACACCGTACGACGCATCGACGAAGTCGTCCTGCCCTCCCAGACCGGTCCGTGGCTGCTGCCCGGGGCAACCACCGACCTCGTGAGCCGGACTCCCTGGCTGAGCCCCGAATTCGCCGACGAAAAGGGCATTCTGCGCCTGGCCAGTCACAGCTTCGCCGTCGAGGTGGACGGCATGCGGGTGCTGGTGGACACCGGCATCGGAAACGGGAAGCGGCGCGCCAACCCCGCCTGGCACAACCTGAACAGCGACTACGAAGCACGGCTACGGGCGGCGGGCTTCGCGCCGGAGAGCGTTGACGTCGTGGTCCTGACCCACCTCCACGCCGACCACGTGGGGTGGAACACGCGTGCCGAGGGCGACGCCTGGGTACCCACCTTCCCGAACGCGCGCTATCTCACCTCACGCACCGAGTGGGACTACTGGGCGGGTGTCGACATGGAGGAGGCGCGTCGGCAGATGTTCCGGGACTCGGTCCATCCCGTCCGGGAAGCAGGTCTGTTCGACCTCGTCGACGTCGCGGACGAGGGCACGCACGTCGCGCCGGGCATCCGTCTGCTGCCCACCCCCGGCCACACACCGGGGCAGGTAGCGGTGGAACTGAGCAGCGGTGGCGAGACCGCATGGGTCACCGGCGACAGCATCCACCACCCGGTCCAGATGGCGCATCCGGAGCTCTGCAGCTGCGTCGACATCGCTCCCGAACTCGCGGCCAGGACCCGGAACAAGGTGCTCGGCTCACTGGCCGGTACGTCAACTCTCCTGCTAGGGAGCCACTTCCCGCCGCCGACCGCCGGACACGTGGTCCGCGAGGACGGCGGGTACCGACTGGTTTCGGCTCCCTCAGGGGTCACGCCCGTCGGCGGCTGA
- a CDS encoding MFS transporter: protein MPFVLHASILIALLAASSAPTPLYPHYQAQWHLSSLDITVVFSAYALALLIALLTTGTLSDHVGRRPVLLGALGVQVASMALFATAGGLTTLIGARVLQGIATGAATSAAGAALLDLEDPARPGRPALANSIAPMTGMAAGVLAATLVVRFAPVPTITVYAALIAVFAAQAVALVSTPETVRRRPGALRSTRPHLALPSAAAHALLLNGAGVVAVWALGGFYSSLGPGFTRLISPGGPEYAGGMVFFTLTAVAAPTVYFTRRMRADVSALLGSCAVIPAAVLTLGALHLAGPVLLFAGAALAGFGFGAVSQGALRAVVGSVPAREKGGTLAFYYVLSYLAMSLPAIGAGALTASFGLRAAALAYAGCVAVLATVAVATLTASLRGRRRAPSPDTASRPATSNYASASPGTPAPEISVLAAHNR from the coding sequence TTGCCGTTCGTCTTGCACGCCTCGATCCTGATCGCGCTGCTCGCAGCATCCAGCGCGCCGACCCCGCTGTACCCCCACTACCAGGCTCAGTGGCACTTGTCGTCCCTCGACATCACCGTGGTCTTCAGCGCTTACGCTCTGGCGCTCCTGATCGCACTGCTGACGACCGGAACCCTTTCCGACCATGTCGGACGCCGCCCCGTGCTCCTGGGCGCGCTCGGGGTCCAGGTAGCCTCCATGGCGCTGTTCGCGACGGCCGGCGGGCTGACCACCCTGATCGGCGCCCGCGTACTGCAGGGCATCGCGACTGGCGCGGCGACCAGCGCAGCGGGTGCCGCTCTCCTCGACCTGGAAGACCCCGCCCGGCCGGGCCGCCCCGCCCTGGCCAACAGCATCGCGCCCATGACGGGCATGGCGGCCGGCGTCCTGGCAGCGACCCTCGTGGTGCGCTTCGCCCCCGTTCCGACGATCACGGTGTACGCGGCCCTGATCGCCGTGTTCGCCGCGCAGGCCGTCGCCCTTGTCTCGACGCCCGAGACCGTCCGCCGCCGCCCCGGAGCACTGCGCTCGACGCGGCCCCACCTGGCGCTGCCGTCGGCGGCCGCCCACGCTCTCCTGCTCAACGGCGCCGGCGTCGTCGCCGTCTGGGCACTCGGCGGCTTCTACTCGTCCCTGGGGCCGGGCTTCACACGGCTCATCTCCCCCGGCGGACCCGAATACGCCGGCGGCATGGTCTTCTTCACGCTGACGGCCGTCGCCGCCCCGACGGTGTACTTCACGCGCAGGATGCGCGCCGACGTCTCCGCTCTTCTCGGGAGCTGCGCGGTGATTCCGGCGGCCGTCCTGACCCTGGGTGCCCTCCATCTCGCCGGCCCCGTACTTCTCTTCGCCGGGGCGGCGCTGGCCGGGTTCGGCTTCGGAGCCGTCTCCCAGGGTGCGCTGCGCGCGGTCGTCGGCTCGGTCCCGGCCCGGGAGAAGGGCGGCACGCTCGCCTTCTATTACGTACTCAGCTACCTGGCGATGAGTCTGCCCGCCATCGGCGCCGGTGCCCTCACCGCCAGCTTCGGGCTGCGTGCGGCAGCACTGGCCTATGCCGGCTGCGTGGCCGTACTGGCGACCGTCGCGGTCGCGACGCTGACCGCGTCGCTGCGCGGTCGGCGCCGGGCACCGTCCCCGGACACGGCCTCCCGCCCGGCAACGAGCAACTACGCATCCGCCTCACCCGGCACACCCGCTCCGGAGATCTCCGTCCTCGCGGCCCACAACAGGTAA